GACCATATGGCCGACGCCGTTGCCCTGGCCAAGGCGTCGGGCGCGCCCTGCGTGGCGATCGTCGAGGTCGCCAACTGGCTTGCCGAGCACGGCGTCGAGGAGGTCCACGACCTCAATCTCGGCGGTACGGCGCGGTTCGACTGGGGGTGGGTGAAGCTCGTTCAGGCCTTCCACACGAACACGCTTCCCGGGTCTGGGGATTCGCCGTTCAGCGCCACCACGGGTGTCCCGGTGGGCCAGGCGGCGGGGCTGGTGGTCGAGCTGGGCGGCAAGACCGTCTACCACACCGGCGACACCTGCCTGTTCGGGGACATGAAGCTGATCGCCGAGCGCACGCCGGTGGACGTGGCTCTGATCCCGATCGGCGGCCACTACACGATGGATCGCTACGACGCCGCGGTCGCCGCCGAGCTGATCGGCGCGCCCACGGTGATCCCCATGCACTACGACACCTTCCCGCCGATCGAGGCCGACCCGGAGGCGTTCAAGCAGGAGGTCGAGTCGAAGACCAGCTCCAAGGTCGTGATTCTCGCCCCAGGCGAGAGCCACACGGCCTAGGGCCGGGTGGCTCTCACAACGGCCTGGCGGCCGGCACGCTCAGGAACCGACCCTGAACCAGGTCGAGCGATCGCGCCAGTCGTGCGCCATCAGCGCGAAGCCGGCGGCCGTCAGCAGCGCGCCGGTCAGTCCGTGGTGCAGGCGTTGCCCGCAAACCCACACGCGACGGCGCTCGGCGTCGTAGCGAAGTAGGCCGGCGGCGTAGCTCCTAGCCTGAGTCTCCCTGGTCATCCCTGCCTCCCCATCTCGGGTTCCCCCTGTCTGACCTCGTTCATTATGTCACTAGCTCGGGGGTTCGGGGCCGATAAAAGCGGATCTGCAACAAGCTGGCTGTCTGGCCAGTTCTCCGGGTAGGCTGTCCGGCAAAGGCAAGGAGAGGAGTCGGACAAGTGGAAGCGCGTACCGAGGGAAAGACGGCAGAGGCGAGCACCGACGGCAAGGGCGCCGAGGCGAGCGCCCAGATCAAGGCCGCCCGGTCGCTGAGCGCGATCGCCGACCAGGAGGGCTTCATGGAGACCTCCGATCCGGCCCTTCAGGAGTCGGCCAGCCGCGGCCAGGCCAAGCTCCTCGACTACACGCAGCTCTACGAGCTGTGGGAGAGGCAGCAGTGGGCGACCCAGGACCTCGACTTCAGCCGCGACCGCATCGACTGGCACGAGCGGATCGAGCCCGAGGAGCGCTTCCAGCGCATGTACGGGCTCTCCGCCTTCTTCATCGGCGAGCAGCGCGTCACCGACGAGCTGGGGCCGATCATGCGGGCCGCTCCCACGGAGGAGCAGCGGATCTTCCTCTCCACCCAGATCGCCGACGAGGCCCGCCACGTCCGCTTCTTCAACCGCTTCTACGAGGAGGTCGGTGTCCTCGAGGGCGCCGACGACCTCGCCGGGCGGCTGCGGACCACCGAGCAGCACCTGAACCCGGCGTTCGGGGAGCTGTTCGACGGGATGCTGAAGGGCCGCGTCGACCGTCTGGCG
This genomic stretch from Solirubrobacterales bacterium harbors:
- a CDS encoding metal-dependent hydrolase, which gives rise to MEIRFLGHACFELSEGDARVFIDPFLSPNNPSAPVSVGELEATEVLVTHGHADHMADAVALAKASGAPCVAIVEVANWLAEHGVEEVHDLNLGGTARFDWGWVKLVQAFHTNTLPGSGDSPFSATTGVPVGQAAGLVVELGGKTVYHTGDTCLFGDMKLIAERTPVDVALIPIGGHYTMDRYDAAVAAELIGAPTVIPMHYDTFPPIEADPEAFKQEVESKTSSKVVILAPGESHTA
- a CDS encoding ribonucleotide-diphosphate reductase subunit beta; its protein translation is MEARTEGKTAEASTDGKGAEASAQIKAARSLSAIADQEGFMETSDPALQESASRGQAKLLDYTQLYELWERQQWATQDLDFSRDRIDWHERIEPEERFQRMYGLSAFFIGEQRVTDELGPIMRAAPTEEQRIFLSTQIADEARHVRFFNRFYEEVGVLEGADDLAGRLRTTEQHLNPAFGELFDGMLKGRVDRLAAEPENTELLVEAITLYHMIIEGALALTGQHFIIEYNEDQNTLPGFVKGFQNVARDEHRHIAFGVRFLTDMANADDRYREAIQRMMAEALPIADSVLDPPWAEEDDWDLFGYSRDETHAFAAECLSRRLKVIGLAA